One region of Paraburkholderia phymatum STM815 genomic DNA includes:
- a CDS encoding PDR/VanB family oxidoreductase, protein MNASRTIPVRVARVEGVTQDVRRFTLECASGGRLPAYSAGSHVVVTMRGKERVWRNAYSLTTPAGARDAYQIMVRRVPQSRGGSAFMHSEVREGSELDISMPSNFFPIARRGAKHVMIAGGIGLTPFLSMLPELAQAGARVEMHLCCRPEDEASFSELIAQRTTGGIAVYTDLCDASERFGAMLARQPAGTHLYTCGPEGLMSGVASTARALGWPASHFHQESFGGGSHGAPFTAVLAQSGREVRVRSDESLLEALEREGVDAPYMCRGGACGTCALDVLEGEPDHRDFCLGEAERATGCQMLPCVSRARGERLVLNI, encoded by the coding sequence ATGAATGCTTCGAGAACGATTCCCGTGCGAGTCGCACGCGTCGAAGGGGTGACGCAGGATGTGCGGCGCTTTACGCTCGAATGCGCCAGTGGGGGACGACTGCCGGCGTATTCGGCGGGCAGCCATGTCGTCGTGACGATGCGCGGCAAGGAACGCGTGTGGCGCAACGCCTATTCGCTCACGACGCCCGCCGGCGCGCGCGACGCATATCAGATCATGGTGCGGCGCGTGCCCCAGTCGCGCGGCGGTTCGGCCTTCATGCACAGCGAGGTGCGCGAAGGCAGCGAGCTGGACATCTCGATGCCGTCGAACTTCTTCCCGATCGCCCGGCGCGGCGCGAAGCACGTGATGATCGCGGGCGGAATCGGCCTCACGCCGTTCCTGTCGATGCTGCCCGAGCTGGCGCAGGCAGGTGCGCGCGTCGAGATGCATCTGTGCTGCCGTCCCGAAGACGAGGCGTCGTTCAGCGAACTGATCGCACAGCGCACGACGGGCGGCATCGCCGTGTACACCGACCTGTGCGACGCGAGCGAGCGCTTCGGCGCGATGCTCGCGCGGCAACCGGCCGGCACGCATCTCTATACATGCGGACCAGAAGGCCTGATGAGCGGCGTGGCGAGCACGGCGCGCGCGCTGGGCTGGCCCGCGAGTCATTTCCATCAGGAGAGTTTCGGCGGCGGCTCGCACGGCGCGCCCTTTACCGCCGTGCTTGCGCAAAGCGGGCGCGAAGTCAGGGTGCGAAGCGACGAAAGCCTGCTCGAGGCGCTGGAGCGCGAAGGTGTCGACGCGCCGTACATGTGCCGCGGCGGCGCATGCGGCACCTGCGCACTCGATGTACTCGAAGGCGAGCCGGATCATCGGGACTTCTGCCTCGGCGAGGCCGAGCGGGCCACGGGATGTCAGATGCTGCCCTGTGTGTCGCGCGCGCGGGGCGAACGCCTCGTGCTGAACATCTAA
- a CDS encoding aminomethyltransferase family protein yields MTRQSILNARHRELGSKLDGDSWNDMPIPWYYSGDPYDDVVAVRTAAGLYDISALNIVRVSGPDAAAVIDSICAVDVSRMKPGTARLAAEVDERGGVCDDLMVIYDAPQHFRLSHGGGTTQSLLERAAHKRNVEWRQDFDVHMLSLQGPRSTDILQPHIGIELNKLPYFAHVETQLFGRNIIVSRGGYSGEQGFEVSCAAADAVALWDGILDAGKPHGAVPASWMSLEIARIEAALLFYPFDMPEGDTTPWELNLDWMVDLDKAGDYVGKEALLAARGKERVKQAGVVVRHDAAVSAGSPIYIGDEQVGVVTSAIFSRYLMQSLAMVHLKPNHTALGTKVEIRDAAGQFSGVVSKTPFYDPMRLRTRVAA; encoded by the coding sequence ATGACAAGGCAATCCATTCTCAACGCCCGTCATCGCGAGCTCGGTTCGAAGCTCGATGGCGACTCCTGGAACGACATGCCGATTCCCTGGTACTACTCGGGCGATCCGTATGACGACGTGGTGGCCGTGCGCACGGCAGCAGGCCTCTACGACATCAGCGCGCTCAATATCGTGCGCGTGTCGGGTCCCGATGCGGCAGCCGTGATCGACAGCATCTGTGCGGTCGACGTGAGCCGCATGAAGCCGGGCACCGCGCGGCTCGCGGCCGAAGTCGACGAGCGCGGCGGGGTCTGCGACGACCTGATGGTGATCTACGACGCTCCACAGCATTTCAGGCTCTCGCATGGTGGCGGCACCACGCAGTCGCTTCTCGAACGCGCAGCGCACAAGCGCAACGTGGAATGGCGCCAGGACTTCGACGTCCATATGCTGTCGCTGCAAGGTCCGCGTTCAACCGACATCCTGCAGCCGCACATCGGCATCGAACTGAACAAGCTGCCCTACTTCGCGCACGTCGAGACCCAGCTCTTCGGCCGCAACATTATCGTGTCGCGCGGCGGGTATTCGGGCGAACAGGGCTTCGAAGTGTCGTGCGCAGCCGCCGACGCCGTCGCGCTGTGGGACGGCATTCTCGATGCGGGCAAGCCGCACGGCGCCGTGCCCGCATCGTGGATGTCGCTGGAAATCGCGCGCATCGAAGCCGCGCTGCTCTTCTATCCGTTCGACATGCCCGAAGGCGACACTACGCCGTGGGAGCTGAACCTCGACTGGATGGTCGACCTCGACAAGGCAGGCGACTACGTGGGCAAAGAGGCCCTGCTCGCGGCGCGCGGCAAGGAACGCGTGAAGCAGGCGGGCGTGGTCGTCAGGCACGACGCGGCCGTGAGCGCCGGTTCGCCGATCTACATCGGCGACGAGCAGGTCGGCGTCGTGACGAGCGCGATCTTCAGCCGCTATCTGATGCAGTCGCTCGCAATGGTGCACCTGAAGCCGAATCACACGGCGCTCGGCACCAAGGTCGAGATTCGCGACGCGGCCGGCCAGTTCAGCGGCGTCGTCAGCAAGACACCGTTCTACGACCCGATGCGCCTGCGCACCCGCGTCGCCGCCTGA
- a CDS encoding APC family permease, with amino-acid sequence MSAVSEDYAAEAADGTLHRKISWTGAFWVASGVPALVLFSIGSIAATVGKLSWAVWIVSIGLGFIQSFSYAEIAGLFPHKSGGASVYGAIAWVRYSKLFAPLSVWCNWFAWSPVLAIGSGLAAGYILSVLFPADAAINTWQVTLVSLDWIRSGLSLRINSTFILGAVVLLVTFAIQHRGILNAARIQTILGVAALVPLILVGTVPLFSGDLPLHNLFPLVPFTKDSAGQIVDGTWDRAGITLMAGGLFIAAWSTYGFETAVCYTREFRDPKVDTFKAILYSGLLCIFVFTIVPLAFQGVLGLGHMVTPAVKDAAGNIVTPAVYDGMLSPDIYSGMGVAKAMAPMIHGGLLVERVLIVMLVLALVLAIMTSMAGSSRTLYQASVDGWLPKYLSHVNEHGAPTRAMWTDLCFNLVLLLMSDYVFVLAMSNVGYIIFNFLNLNSAWIHRLDRPDWSRPFRAPNWLLALGTLFSFVNLALLGMGADIWGSGTLISGLCFAALILPVFLFRHYVTDKGHFPDAMKEDMQLVGSQRVARRAGILPYVTVAAGIVVVAVTHSLAIY; translated from the coding sequence ATGAGTGCGGTTTCCGAAGACTACGCTGCCGAGGCAGCAGACGGTACCTTGCATCGAAAGATCAGCTGGACGGGTGCATTCTGGGTGGCGAGCGGCGTGCCCGCGCTCGTCCTCTTTTCGATCGGGTCAATAGCGGCGACGGTCGGCAAGCTGTCGTGGGCGGTGTGGATCGTCTCGATCGGCCTCGGCTTCATCCAGTCGTTCTCGTATGCGGAGATAGCCGGTCTCTTTCCTCACAAGTCGGGTGGCGCGTCGGTGTATGGCGCGATTGCGTGGGTGCGCTATTCGAAGCTCTTCGCGCCGCTTTCGGTGTGGTGCAACTGGTTTGCATGGTCGCCCGTGCTCGCGATCGGCTCGGGGCTCGCGGCGGGCTACATACTGTCCGTGCTGTTTCCCGCGGATGCAGCGATCAACACCTGGCAGGTCACGCTGGTGAGTCTCGACTGGATCCGTTCGGGCCTGAGTCTGCGGATCAACTCGACCTTCATACTCGGTGCGGTCGTGCTGCTGGTCACATTCGCGATCCAGCACCGCGGCATTCTGAACGCGGCGCGCATCCAGACGATACTTGGCGTGGCCGCACTGGTGCCGCTGATTCTCGTCGGCACCGTGCCGCTCTTCAGCGGCGATCTGCCGTTGCACAACCTGTTTCCGCTCGTGCCGTTCACGAAGGACAGCGCGGGGCAGATCGTCGACGGCACATGGGACCGCGCGGGCATCACGCTGATGGCGGGCGGGCTGTTCATCGCGGCGTGGTCCACGTATGGCTTCGAAACGGCCGTCTGCTACACGCGTGAATTCCGCGATCCGAAGGTCGACACGTTCAAGGCCATTCTGTATTCCGGGCTGCTGTGCATCTTCGTGTTCACGATCGTGCCGCTGGCGTTCCAGGGCGTGCTGGGTCTCGGCCACATGGTCACGCCCGCCGTCAAGGACGCCGCGGGCAACATCGTGACGCCCGCCGTGTACGACGGCATGCTTTCGCCCGATATCTACAGCGGCATGGGTGTCGCGAAAGCGATGGCGCCGATGATCCACGGCGGTCTGCTGGTCGAACGCGTGCTGATCGTGATGCTGGTGCTGGCGCTCGTGCTGGCTATCATGACATCGATGGCGGGCTCGTCGCGTACGCTGTACCAGGCCTCCGTCGACGGCTGGCTGCCGAAGTACCTGTCGCATGTCAACGAACACGGCGCGCCCACCCGCGCGATGTGGACGGACCTGTGCTTCAACCTGGTCTTGCTGTTGATGTCCGACTATGTCTTCGTGCTGGCGATGTCGAATGTCGGCTACATCATCTTCAATTTCCTGAACCTGAATTCCGCGTGGATCCACCGGCTGGACCGCCCGGACTGGAGCAGGCCGTTCCGCGCCCCGAACTGGCTGCTCGCGCTCGGCACACTGTTCTCGTTCGTCAATCTTGCGCTGCTCGGCATGGGTGCGGATATCTGGGGGTCCGGCACGCTGATCTCTGGCCTGTGCTTCGCGGCGCTGATCTTGCCTGTGTTCCTGTTCCGCCACTACGTGACCGACAAGGGGCATTTCCCCGATGCGATGAAGGAAGACATGCAGCTCGTCGGCTCGCAACGCGTGGCGCGGCGAGCGGGCATCCTGCCTTATGTGACGGTGGCGGCGGGCATCGTGGTGGTCGCGGTCACGCACAGCCTTGCCATCTACTGA
- a CDS encoding dimethylamine monooxygenase subunit DmmA family protein, protein MMSTNKSRPEYARLAPDLQGTRHWFITDGASAEDCVRASLALAGLSPMEVWEVHDAARHASGVTFHEAKERVFADAAALYAAFDEALRDPAVATIGLRIYVLGSEPFIWSIRRIAEHHALAAEAVRLQRSGTLQRRVYCIHCHAFNEAVTRNVVTCCGCGLQLLVRDHFSRRLASFMGVQADAEVPGELPAITQPYL, encoded by the coding sequence ATGATGTCGACCAACAAGAGCCGGCCCGAATATGCGCGGTTGGCTCCCGATCTGCAAGGCACACGCCACTGGTTCATCACCGACGGCGCGAGCGCCGAGGATTGCGTTCGCGCGAGCCTCGCACTCGCCGGACTCTCGCCGATGGAAGTGTGGGAGGTGCACGATGCCGCGCGACACGCGTCAGGTGTCACGTTCCACGAAGCGAAAGAGCGCGTCTTCGCCGATGCCGCCGCGTTGTATGCGGCATTCGACGAGGCGCTGCGCGACCCGGCGGTTGCGACCATCGGCCTGCGCATCTATGTGCTCGGCAGCGAGCCGTTCATCTGGTCGATCCGGCGCATCGCCGAGCACCACGCGCTTGCGGCGGAAGCCGTCCGGCTGCAGCGCAGCGGCACGCTGCAGCGCCGCGTCTACTGCATTCACTGTCATGCGTTCAACGAAGCCGTGACACGGAACGTCGTGACGTGCTGCGGATGCGGACTTCAACTGCTCGTGCGCGATCATTTTTCACGGCGCCTCGCTTCGTTCATGGGCGTGCAGGCGGATGCCGAAGTACCGGGCGAACTGCCTGCCATCACCCAGCCCTATCTGTAG
- a CDS encoding histidine kinase encodes MNIDKSARIHRYPLYAKVCLLLACIVALITVLYLGAFMQTRGSEGFRQTLFSLDEAMRLDRKAASLQTASPDTARALRELADSLVSNDTLLTDWRQRGAPTPEIGGALAAANASAAPEHTGKPDAKLAALGALRAHVAYQREVHAAVLGLLQACTVCLLIFGVVSLAWGARRTLVARPRAALQALVETGLSVPQGRDEIERLLKLQAELAVRLRTEQDESVRLKRIVEDYITFADQSLELLHHICAQLAEEEPSGRTLEALLQRLVGVLRAQRIALVVTESTAQLLDIDPVVAPNGDVPAIVRSRVTNELMTLAGTHTFPPLDNGEVPPPVLAAPVRVPLASYGVLIAEGEPETRFELRHLYLIETIASVLAHAISNLSRDVRDRRMALFEERNAIARELHDSLAQSLSYMKIQLARLQAVLPPELSQSDIAEIARGIREGIDSAYRQLRELLTTFRSPMHAHGLASTLEELAEEFGSRSEVQISIDNRVPRMRLSVNEEMHVAQIVREALTNVLRHARATTAQVQLMSDGRTMTVSIDDDGRGINRTEGDEHHYGLSIMRERARSLGGRLEVKPAERGSRVVLTFVPTALAAYKARATSGAGMR; translated from the coding sequence ATGAATATCGACAAGTCTGCGCGCATTCACCGCTATCCGCTCTACGCGAAAGTCTGCTTGCTGCTTGCCTGCATCGTCGCCCTGATCACCGTGCTTTACCTGGGCGCGTTCATGCAGACAAGAGGAAGCGAAGGCTTCCGGCAGACGCTGTTCTCGCTCGACGAAGCCATGCGGCTGGACCGCAAGGCCGCGAGCCTGCAAACGGCTTCGCCCGACACCGCGCGTGCATTGAGGGAACTGGCCGACTCGCTTGTCAGCAACGATACGCTACTGACGGACTGGAGGCAACGCGGCGCGCCGACGCCGGAAATCGGCGGCGCGCTGGCGGCCGCGAATGCGTCGGCTGCGCCGGAGCACACGGGCAAACCGGATGCAAAGCTCGCGGCGCTCGGCGCGTTGCGCGCGCACGTGGCGTATCAGCGCGAGGTGCACGCCGCCGTGCTCGGACTGTTGCAAGCCTGCACCGTGTGCCTGCTGATCTTCGGCGTGGTGTCGCTCGCATGGGGCGCACGCCGCACGCTCGTTGCACGGCCGCGTGCGGCATTGCAGGCGCTCGTCGAAACGGGGCTGAGCGTGCCGCAAGGCCGCGACGAAATCGAGCGCCTGCTGAAGCTTCAGGCCGAGCTCGCCGTGCGGCTTCGCACGGAGCAGGACGAGTCCGTGCGGCTCAAGCGCATCGTCGAAGACTATATTACGTTCGCCGACCAGTCACTCGAGCTGCTGCATCACATCTGCGCCCAGCTCGCCGAAGAAGAACCGTCCGGCCGCACGCTCGAAGCGCTGCTGCAACGTCTGGTCGGCGTGCTGCGCGCGCAGCGCATCGCGCTGGTGGTCACGGAATCGACGGCACAGCTGCTCGACATCGATCCCGTCGTCGCACCCAATGGCGATGTGCCCGCCATCGTGCGCTCACGCGTGACGAACGAGCTGATGACGCTGGCAGGCACGCATACCTTCCCGCCGCTCGATAACGGCGAGGTGCCGCCGCCCGTGCTGGCCGCGCCCGTGCGCGTGCCGCTCGCGAGCTACGGTGTGCTGATCGCGGAGGGCGAGCCGGAGACGCGCTTCGAACTGCGCCACCTATATCTGATCGAGACCATCGCGAGCGTGCTCGCGCACGCGATCTCCAATCTCAGCCGCGACGTGCGCGACCGGCGCATGGCGCTGTTCGAAGAACGCAATGCGATCGCGCGTGAACTGCACGACTCGCTCGCGCAATCGCTGTCGTACATGAAGATACAGCTGGCTCGCCTGCAGGCCGTGCTGCCGCCCGAACTGTCGCAGTCCGACATCGCCGAAATCGCACGCGGCATTCGCGAAGGCATCGACAGCGCTTACCGGCAGTTGCGCGAACTGCTCACCACCTTCCGTTCGCCGATGCACGCGCATGGCCTCGCATCCACGCTGGAAGAACTTGCCGAGGAATTTGGCTCGCGCAGCGAAGTGCAGATCTCGATCGACAACCGTGTGCCGCGCATGCGTCTGTCCGTCAACGAGGAAATGCACGTCGCGCAGATCGTGCGCGAGGCGCTGACCAATGTGCTTCGCCATGCGCGCGCCACCACGGCTCAGGTGCAGCTGATGTCGGACGGCCGCACGATGACCGTATCGATCGACGACGACGGCCGCGGCATCAATCGCACAGAAGGCGACGAACACCACTACGGCCTGTCGATCATGCGCGAGCGCGCCCGCAGCCTGGGCGGACGGCTCGAAGTGAAGCCGGCCGAACGGGGCTCCCGCGTGGTGCTGACGTTCGTCCCCACCGCGCTCGCCGCGTACAAGGCGCGCGCGACGAGCGGGGCCGGCATGCGCTAG
- a CDS encoding porin: MNELPRYAALFALCLCASGTSYAQSAVTLYGVLDDGLNYTSNAGGHHAFAMVSGDTAETSFGLKGTEDLGGGLSAIFTLESGVNINSGQLNEGGRLFGRQAFVGLSSAPAGTLTFGRQYDATIDMWSPFTAAGNSIGDLAAHPFDNDNADFDFRLSNSVKYVSPTLAGFQLEGVYGFSNATNFASNRAYSAGVTYGTGPLSVALAYLHLNGAGTGTNGAVTSDSVFVATRQQNIVAGVKWTFSNNANVALAYSHVDVRSPTGNGYAPDIGTQTWTSWKFDNIEINGQYYFMPDLSLTGAYTFTHGKLESTAGSDSPNWHQVALMLNYSLSKRTSVYVQGAWQHTNANTGTDLDAAHIVGSAGLSSSGNQAVARLAMSHKF; encoded by the coding sequence ATGAATGAACTACCTCGCTATGCAGCGCTTTTCGCGCTGTGTCTGTGTGCAAGTGGAACCAGCTACGCGCAAAGCGCCGTCACGCTTTACGGCGTGCTCGATGACGGCTTGAACTACACCAGCAACGCGGGCGGACACCATGCGTTTGCAATGGTGAGCGGCGATACGGCCGAAACGAGTTTTGGCCTGAAAGGAACGGAAGATCTCGGCGGCGGACTGAGCGCGATCTTCACCCTCGAAAGCGGCGTCAACATCAACAGCGGCCAGCTCAACGAAGGCGGCCGTCTGTTCGGGCGGCAAGCGTTCGTGGGATTATCGTCCGCGCCCGCGGGCACGCTCACGTTCGGCCGGCAATACGATGCAACGATCGATATGTGGAGTCCGTTCACGGCGGCCGGAAACTCGATCGGCGATCTCGCCGCGCATCCTTTCGACAACGACAACGCAGATTTCGACTTCCGGCTCAGCAACTCGGTGAAGTACGTTTCGCCGACACTCGCCGGCTTCCAGCTGGAAGGCGTGTACGGCTTCAGCAACGCGACGAACTTCGCGTCGAACCGCGCGTATAGCGCGGGCGTGACGTATGGCACGGGGCCGTTATCCGTCGCGCTGGCCTACCTGCATCTGAACGGCGCGGGGACGGGAACCAACGGCGCCGTGACTTCGGACTCCGTGTTCGTCGCGACGCGGCAGCAGAATATCGTTGCGGGCGTGAAGTGGACCTTCTCGAATAACGCGAACGTGGCATTAGCGTATTCGCACGTCGACGTCAGGTCCCCCACGGGCAACGGGTACGCGCCAGATATCGGAACGCAGACATGGACGTCGTGGAAGTTCGATAACATCGAGATCAACGGGCAGTATTACTTCATGCCGGATCTCTCGCTGACGGGCGCGTACACGTTCACGCACGGAAAGCTCGAATCCACGGCGGGGAGCGACAGTCCGAACTGGCACCAGGTCGCGCTGATGCTGAACTACAGCCTTAGCAAACGCACCTCGGTCTATGTGCAGGGCGCCTGGCAACACACCAACGCGAACACGGGCACCGATCTCGATGCCGCGCATATCGTCGGCTCCGCCGGACTGTCGTCGTCTGGAAACCAGGCCGTTGCGCGGCTCGCGATGTCGCACAAGTTCTAG
- a CDS encoding PAS domain-containing protein, whose product MSVYLFATVLLAAVAALVIPRLGYSPDNNDLLYVSIGLAGCLAAFLLSMAYGARRTAPRVVRTTESPELGAFAANLSTPAVLLDNDALVFVNSAFLKHARWESYADEIVGMPFSNLVHPQSLLDLTALLTQSRDGEERTSGSLRIAYGDGSFRLHPVTALRARGSRMTLLQFPAPHTSADAQRSELQLLQHCKDAVLQLPQPLFRVDRELRLIFSNPAWRSLMRAVGSDAELKPFSSFFHPEDAETLNARVKALLDGSLSELVTEARLIRADNTTAHVELRLHAVTDDEGVLDGAVGLATDISNRRRNEEALRASRRSLRTLLSNLRAMIYRGQNNRDWSMEFVSEGCFDLTGYEAFELIDESRLAFRSLIHPDDREFVWNEVQARVVAREPYELTYRIVDRSGQTKWVWDQGCGVYSARDELMGLEGFIVEVARRQMVEENARRRLTFEHSTGLASASMFVGRMEFAAAISARTALPCAIFAINVGELEHVAARFGQDYADRVMIDLGRRLEATQGQLNCAALLDPHVFVVMVVDFSTDALAWCGDAQALAQRAAANPDAVLDELQDELRGLLEAPVRIEGHEFSVPTRIGCASIGHGKGDPKNVLDHVLAASGWEATGEA is encoded by the coding sequence ATGTCGGTTTATCTGTTCGCCACGGTGTTGCTGGCTGCAGTGGCTGCATTGGTGATTCCCAGACTCGGATACAGCCCTGACAACAATGATCTATTGTATGTCTCGATCGGGCTGGCAGGGTGCCTTGCGGCGTTTCTGCTCAGCATGGCGTACGGTGCGCGCCGCACGGCGCCGCGCGTCGTGCGCACGACCGAGTCGCCAGAGCTTGGCGCATTCGCCGCCAATCTTTCCACGCCCGCCGTGCTGCTCGACAACGACGCTCTGGTGTTCGTCAACAGCGCGTTTCTCAAGCACGCGCGTTGGGAGTCCTACGCGGATGAAATCGTCGGAATGCCCTTCAGCAATCTCGTCCATCCGCAGTCGTTGCTTGATTTGACGGCGTTGCTCACGCAGTCGCGCGACGGCGAAGAGCGCACCTCGGGCTCGCTGCGCATTGCCTATGGCGACGGCAGTTTTCGTCTGCACCCCGTCACGGCGTTGCGCGCGCGCGGCTCGCGCATGACGCTGCTGCAATTCCCCGCGCCGCATACGAGCGCCGATGCGCAGCGCAGCGAGCTTCAATTGCTGCAGCACTGCAAGGATGCTGTGTTGCAGCTACCCCAGCCGCTGTTCCGCGTCGACCGGGAGTTACGTCTGATCTTTTCTAATCCGGCATGGCGCAGCCTGATGCGCGCGGTCGGCAGCGACGCGGAGCTCAAGCCGTTCTCTTCGTTCTTTCATCCCGAAGACGCCGAGACGCTGAATGCGCGCGTGAAGGCGCTGCTCGACGGATCCCTGAGCGAACTGGTCACGGAAGCGCGCCTCATTCGCGCCGACAACACCACGGCTCACGTCGAATTGCGCCTGCACGCCGTCACTGACGACGAAGGCGTGCTGGACGGCGCCGTCGGCCTCGCGACGGACATCTCCAATCGCCGCCGCAACGAAGAGGCACTGCGTGCGAGCCGGCGCAGTCTGCGCACGCTGCTGTCCAACCTGCGGGCGATGATCTATCGCGGGCAGAACAATCGCGACTGGTCGATGGAATTCGTCAGTGAAGGGTGCTTCGATCTGACGGGCTACGAAGCGTTCGAACTGATCGACGAAAGCCGCCTGGCGTTCCGCTCGCTGATTCATCCCGACGACCGCGAGTTCGTCTGGAACGAAGTGCAGGCGCGCGTCGTCGCCCGCGAGCCGTATGAACTGACCTATCGGATCGTGGACCGCTCGGGACAGACCAAGTGGGTATGGGATCAGGGTTGCGGCGTCTATTCGGCGCGCGACGAACTGATGGGACTCGAAGGGTTCATCGTTGAAGTGGCGCGCAGGCAGATGGTCGAGGAAAACGCGCGTCGCCGGTTGACGTTCGAGCATTCGACAGGACTCGCGAGCGCGTCGATGTTCGTCGGCCGGATGGAGTTCGCGGCGGCCATCTCGGCGCGAACGGCGCTGCCGTGCGCGATCTTCGCGATCAACGTCGGCGAACTCGAGCACGTCGCGGCGCGCTTCGGGCAGGACTACGCCGATCGCGTGATGATCGACCTGGGCAGGCGGCTCGAAGCGACGCAAGGGCAGCTCAATTGCGCGGCCCTGCTGGACCCGCATGTGTTCGTGGTGATGGTGGTCGATTTCAGCACTGACGCGCTCGCGTGGTGCGGCGACGCGCAAGCGCTTGCGCAACGCGCGGCGGCGAATCCGGATGCCGTGCTCGACGAGCTTCAGGACGAGTTGCGCGGGCTGCTCGAAGCGCCCGTTCGTATCGAAGGCCATGAATTCAGCGTGCCGACTCGCATCGGCTGTGCGTCGATCGGGCATGGCAAGGGCGATCCGAAGAACGTGCTTGACCACGTGCTGGCGGCATCCGGTTGGGAAGCAACGGGCGAAGCCTGA
- a CDS encoding heme-dependent oxidative N-demethylase family protein has product MAIDFKTDETFRDTYTFRNSDEAILRFPFPFPEDAYMYSINIEPHVKEGNSPVFLSTFDIDEHYVAECRDRALTLERDPLRCQVLDHMDPAQWDTLELIMESLAEDYPEHFSLTRNGDQWTWINRPLGLEQTFTFGDASTLPCSPFEYITRQAQGDYVLIDHRDDNLFMDGGMVTTQADWSLDFDLGMNFMEWHGPVPLAHQAGIFERALKFLLRLQLGAPVRRLNWTMTVNPRLDTSPEHYHEWGRDRASVTPQNVGDKLHLRVELQTLFRLPRSNAILFCVRCYLIGVGELARVPKWGKRLHRVLSTLPPELAEYKGITRYRQTAIDWLAPLDDGAALSKGTHPEVERLGEEVA; this is encoded by the coding sequence ATGGCTATCGACTTCAAGACGGACGAAACTTTCCGTGACACCTATACGTTTCGCAACAGCGACGAGGCGATCCTGCGTTTTCCATTTCCGTTTCCCGAAGACGCGTACATGTATTCGATCAATATCGAGCCGCATGTGAAGGAAGGCAACTCGCCCGTGTTCCTGTCGACCTTCGACATCGACGAGCATTACGTGGCCGAGTGCCGCGACCGCGCGCTGACGCTCGAACGCGATCCGCTGCGCTGCCAGGTGCTGGACCATATGGACCCGGCGCAATGGGACACGCTCGAACTGATCATGGAGAGCCTGGCCGAAGATTACCCCGAGCATTTCTCGCTGACGCGCAACGGCGATCAATGGACGTGGATCAACCGTCCGCTCGGTCTCGAACAGACGTTCACGTTCGGCGATGCAAGCACGCTGCCGTGTTCACCGTTCGAGTACATCACGCGCCAGGCGCAGGGCGACTACGTGCTGATCGACCATCGCGACGACAACCTGTTCATGGACGGCGGCATGGTCACGACGCAGGCTGACTGGTCGCTCGACTTCGACCTTGGCATGAACTTCATGGAGTGGCACGGCCCGGTTCCCCTCGCGCACCAGGCAGGCATTTTCGAACGCGCGCTGAAATTCCTGTTGCGGCTGCAACTGGGTGCGCCCGTACGCCGGCTGAACTGGACGATGACGGTCAATCCGCGGCTCGATACTTCGCCGGAGCATTACCACGAGTGGGGGCGCGACCGCGCGAGCGTGACGCCGCAGAACGTCGGCGACAAGCTGCATCTGCGCGTGGAATTGCAGACGCTGTTCCGCCTCCCGCGCAGTAACGCGATTCTCTTTTGCGTGCGCTGCTACCTGATCGGCGTCGGCGAACTGGCGCGTGTGCCGAAGTGGGGCAAGCGCCTGCATCGGGTGCTGTCTACGCTGCCGCCCGAGCTTGCGGAGTACAAGGGCATTACGCGCTACCGGCAGACGGCCATCGACTGGCTCGCGCCGCTAGACGACGGCGCAGCGCTGTCGAAGGGCACGCACCCCGAAGTCGAGCGGCTCGGGGAGGAAGTGGCATAG